The following proteins are co-located in the Dermochelys coriacea isolate rDerCor1 chromosome 4, rDerCor1.pri.v4, whole genome shotgun sequence genome:
- the TMEM154 gene encoding transmembrane protein 154: MPNHKKCNIQKQNFVLFFVLFLVAGSGNYGTANEDASGDDSSALNVTVTPRSERSAEYFITAGDHDLKPAIKPTETENNVETGNNASTELNDMHNDSTPEMAGVPPALMFGIPVVILVLLILLIIFFVIRNKRKKPKQGKLGSENVKSPIFEEDTPSVMEIEMEELDKWMNSMNKNAEGECLPTVKEEEKESNVFTSDCES; the protein is encoded by the exons ATGCCTAATCACAAAAAATGTAACATACAGAAACAAAACTTCGTGCTGTTTTTTGTCCTGTTTCTCGTGGCAGGATCTGGCAATTATG GCACTGCAAATGAAGATGCTTCAGGAGATGATTCATCAGCATTGAATGTTACAGTAACACCTAGATCAGAGAGATCTGCAGAATATTTTATAACTGCAGGTGACCATGATCTGAAACCTGCCATCAAACCAACAGAAACTGAGAACAATGTTGAGACAGGAAACAATGCAAGTACTGAGTTAAATGATATGCATAATGACAGCACCCCAGAAATGGCAGGTGTACCGCCTGCCTTAATGTTTGGCATTCCTGTGGTGATATTAGTCCTACTAATTCTGCTGATCATTTTCTTTGTGATACGTAATAAAAGGAAAAAGCCTAAACAAGGTAA ACTGGGAAGTGAAAATGTCAAAAG TCCTATTTTTGAAGAAGACACACCTTCTGTCATGGAAATAGAAATGGAAGAGCTCGATAAATGGATGAATAGCATGAACAAAAATG CTGAAGGTGAATGTTTACCTACtgtaaaagaagaagaaaaggaatcaAATGTCTTCACAAG